The Saccharothrix violaceirubra genome segment GTGCAGAACGTCGGCGCGTACGGCGTGGAGATCTCGCAGGTGCTGGACTCGGTCGACCTGCTGGACCGGCGGACCGGACGGGTGCACCAGTTGCCCGCGTCCGCGTTGGGCCTGGCCTACCGCACGTCGGTGTTGAAGGGCACGGACGCCGCGGTCGTGCTGCGCGCCCGGTACACGTTGACCTCCGGCGGCCTGTCCGCGCCGATCCGCTACGCCGAACTGGCCCGCGTGCTCGGTGTCGGCGCGGGCGACCGGGTGCCGGCGGACGCCGCGCGGAAGGCCGTGCTGGAACTGCGGCGCGGCAAGGGGATGGTGCTCGACCCGACCGACCACGACACGTGGAGCGCGGGCTCGTTCTTCACCAACCCGCTGCTCGACGACTCCACGTTCACCGGCGTGCTGATCCGGATCGCCGAACGCCTCGGCGCGGACGTCGACGTGCCCTCGTACCCGGCGGGTCCGGGGTACCGCAAGCTGTCGGCCGCGTGGCTGATCGAGCGCGCCGGGTTCGCCAAGGGGTACCGGGGCCACCGGGTCGCACTGTCCACCCGCCACACGCTCGCGCTGACCAACCGGGGCGGCGCGTCGACGCGTGATCTCCTCGGGCTGGCAAGGGAGGTGCGCGACGGCGTGCGCGCGGCTTTCGGCGTCGAACTCACGCCCGAACCGGTGCTTGTGGGCTGCGACCTGGGTTGACCGTCCGATACCGCCGCGTCGACCGCGGTTCGCCCGACGGCCACTACGGGGCCGACGACCCGTTTTCGGCGCGCGCAAGAGCCTGACCGGCCGAACGGGTGACTCCCTGTGACGAAGCCTCACGCCACGCGTTTCATGGAGGTAGGGGTATCTCCGGGAGGCCGTCATGGACCATCTGGACATCGTGCGGGCCGCGGTCAGG includes the following:
- a CDS encoding UDP-N-acetylmuramate dehydrogenase, coding for MSRRLPLTAVTTPLSGTGVPLSQCTTLRLGGPATRFVRATAAADLVEAVRDLDASGDPLLLIGGGSNLVVADEGFAGTAVQVGTLGRRLDPLGDGLVQLTVEAGEVWDDVVAEAVAQGLGGLECLSGIPGLVGATPVQNVGAYGVEISQVLDSVDLLDRRTGRVHQLPASALGLAYRTSVLKGTDAAVVLRARYTLTSGGLSAPIRYAELARVLGVGAGDRVPADAARKAVLELRRGKGMVLDPTDHDTWSAGSFFTNPLLDDSTFTGVLIRIAERLGADVDVPSYPAGPGYRKLSAAWLIERAGFAKGYRGHRVALSTRHTLALTNRGGASTRDLLGLAREVRDGVRAAFGVELTPEPVLVGCDLG